The Bradyrhizobium diazoefficiens genome contains the following window.
CACATGATCATGCTCGACCGCGATCCCGCGTGCTCGCTCGCATCGTGGCTCGAGAAATGGTCGGACCGCGTTCCCGAGGACCGGCTGATCCAGAACTACGTCATCTCCACACTCAACGCCCTTCGCGTCGAGGGCTATGCAAGGCGGCACGGCGTACCGGTGACCCGTTACGTCTACGAAGCCAGCAAGGATGCGACCGGCTCGGTGCGAAAGCTGTTCGACCGGCTCGGCCTTGGCGCACGCTTCACGGAAAGCGCAGTCACCGACTGGAATGAACGCGGGCACATCGAATCGAAAAGCTCGGGCGTCACCTTCCTCAGCGAGCCCAAGATCTACACCGTTACCGGTCTTCACGGATCGGACACCGCCTACCGCTACCGCAGCCGCAAGACGACGTCGCTGACCGATGCGCAGCTGGAGGTCATCGAGCGCTATGGCATCGACGACATGTACCGCGCCTCGGTCGCGGCCTGCATGCGCGATCTCTCGCTGGATACCGACACCGCCGCCCACTTGTTCGGCGATTGCCTGGGCACAGCCGCATGACCGCAAAGATCCAGCTCGTCGTGGAGGCCTCGCCGGCGCGCAATGCGCCGGACGAGGCCCCGGTGCACCACGGCGCCACCAGCCATCTCCGGCGCCTGGAAGCGGAGAGCATCCACATCCTGCGCGAGACGGCCGCCGAATTCCGCAAACCGGTGTTGCTCTATTCCATCGGCAAGGATTCGTCGGTCCTGCTGCATCTGACGATGAAGGCGTTTCATCCCGGCAAGCCCCCGTTTCCGCTGCTGCACGTCGACACGACCTGGAAGTTCCGGGAGATGATCGCGTTTCGCGACCGCCGTGCGCGTGAACTCGGCCTCGATCTGATCGTCCACACCAACCATGACGGCCTGAACCAGGGCATCACTCCCTTCACCCACGGCTCGGCCCGCTACACCGACGTCATGAAGACGCAGGCGTTGCGTCAGGCGCTGGACCTGCACGGTTTCGACGCCGCAATCGGCGGTGCGCGGCGCGACGAGGAGAAATCGCGCGCCAAGGAGCGCGTGTTCTCGCACCGGAGTGCGGCGCATCGCTGGGATCCGAAGAACCAGCGGCCGGAACTATGGGGCCTGTACAACACGATGCTTGCGCCCGGCGAGAGCATGCGGGTGTTTCCGCTGTCGAACTGGACCGAGCTCGACGTCTGGGACTACATCCTGCTCGAGAACATCCCGATCGTCCCGCTCTATCTCGCAGCCCCGCGCCCGGTGATCGAGCGCGACGGCGCGCTGATCATGGTCGACGATGAGCGTATGCCCCTGCATTCGGGTGAAGAGCCGCGTCGGCGCTCCGTCAGGTTTCGCACCCTCGGCTGCTATCCCCTCAGCGGCGCAACGGTCTCGACGGCGGTAACGCTGCCCGAGATCGTCCGGGAGATGATGGCGTCACGCACGTCCGAGCGACAGGGACGCATGATCGACCGCGACAGTCCCGCGTCGATGGAGCGCAAGAAGGCGGAAGGGTATTTCTGATGTCCTATCACGAGGCCCCCGCGATTGCTGCCGCCGATGCGCCGCGGCTCGGCCAGGACGATCGCCCGACGCTGCGCTTCGTCACCTGCGGCAGCGTCGATGACGGCAAGAGCACGCTGGTCGGCCGCCTGCTCTACGATTCCAAGACGCTGCTCGACGACCAGCTCGACGCGCTGGCGTCGGAGAGCAAGGCGGTCGGCACCACCGGCGGCGATCTCGATTTCGCGCTGCTGGTCGACGGTTTGCAGGCCGAGCGCGAGCAGGGCATCACGATCGACGTCGCCTACCGGTTTTTCGCAACGAAGCTGCGCCGCTACGTCGTCGCCGACACGCCGGGACACACGCAGTATACGCGCAACATGGCCACCGGCGCCTCCAATGCCGAACTCGCCGTGGTGCTGGTCGATGCCCGCAAGGGCGTGATCACGCAGACCCGGCGCCACAGCCACATCCTGTCGCTGCTCGGCATCCGCCACGTCGTGCTCGCCGTGAACAAGATGGATCTGGTCGGCTTCGACGGCGACCGATTCGCGGCCATCACCGCCGAATATCTGACTCTGGCCGGCCAGCTCGGAATCTCCCAGGTCCAATGCATTCCGGTCGTGGCGCCCGACGGCGACAACATCGCCGTCGCCAGCGCGCGTATGCCCTGGTACACGGGGCCAACGGTCACGGCCTATCTGGAAACGGTCGACGTCGCCGGTGACATCTCACAACGGCCGTTCCGGCTGCCGGTGCAGTGGGTCAACCGGCCGCATGCGGAGTTTCGCGGCTTCTGCGGACGGATCACGAGCGGAACGATCGCAGCCGGTGAGGCCATCACCGTGCAGCCGTCGGGCCGTCGTACCCAGATCGCGCGCATTCTCACGCCGGGGGGCGAGCGCGACCGGGCTGCGGCAGGCGAATCCGTGACGCTGATATTGTCCGACGAGATCGACGTCAGCCGGGGCGACGTGCTGACATCAGGATCTGCACCGCTTGTCTCGGATCAGCTGGCGGCACATCTGGTCTGGTTCGATGACGAGGCCATGGTCCCAGGCCGGCGTTACGCGCTCAAATGCGGCACCTTCTCGACCGGCGCGGTGATCACGACGCTCGAGCACAATATTGCCATCGACACCATGGCACGGGAGAGCGCCACCACACTCGACGCCAACCAGATCGGCTACGTCCATCTCAGCCTCGACCGCGCGCTGGTGTTCGAGGCCTACCGCGACGATCGCGAGATGGGCAGCTTCATTCTGGTCGACCCGATCAGCCATCGCACGGCCGCAGCGGGAATGATCGACCTGTCACTGCGCCGCGCCACCAACATTCACTGGCAACAGCTTGCCGTCGACAAATCCATGCGCGCGCGGCTCAAGCAGCAGCGGCCCTGCGTGCTCTGGTTCACGGGGCTGAGCGGCGCGGGCAAATCGACGATCGCCGATCTGGTCGACCGGCGGCTTGCCGAACTCGGACGCCATGCCGCGCTGCTCGACGGCGACAATCTCCGTCACGGCATCAACCGCGACCTCGGCTTTTCCAGCGCGGACAGGATGGAGAACGTCCGGCGCGTCGCCGAGATCGCGGCGCTGTTCGTCAATGCCGGCATCATCGCGCTGGTCGCTCTGATCTCACCGTTCCGCAGCGAGCGCGACATGGCGCGGCACCGGGTCGAGGCGGGCGAGTTCATCGAGATCCATGTCGCAACCCCGCTCGCCGAATGCGAACGGCGCGATCCCAAGGGCCTCTATCGCAAGGCGCGCGCCGGCGAGCTGCCGGCCTTCACCGGCATCGACCATCCCTACGAGACGCCGCAGGCGCCCGAGATCACGGTCGACACCTCGGAATTGACGACGGAGGCGGCCTGCGAGCGCATCATCCGCTACTTGCGGGAGCATCATTATCTGTAAGGGCTGGTGGTGGAGTACCCTGGAGAGGCCACCGGCCTCAAAAGTCCGAGGCGATGCCCTTGGTCTCCCAATCGCCGTAGCGGGTGGGCTCGAGCCCCTTCGGTCCCTGAAGCTCTTTCGGCCTCGCTTTGGCATTGGCCGCGGCGGCTTGCCGGCGCGCCTCGGCCTCGGCCAGCGCGCGCTGGGCGGCCGGCGACAGCGGTTTGCGATCGGGAACGGTGGTCTGGTCACTCATCGTCGAGCGTCCTAGCGCAGGATCAAACGCCGCGCGACGTCCAATAACGCATTGCTGAAATGGCCGCGACGGGCTGAAATGGCCAGAGGTCATTCTTACATTTGGCATATTCGCATGCCACAGCTGCGGCTCTCAAGGCATGCGCCCATATCGGCGGAACTGCCGCTCGCTCAGAACCTTACTTTCGCATGCCATCTCAACGTTTCGCCCCTCCATCCGAAGTGCCCGGTCTCGCGGCGCGGCGGATCGCTGCCGACATCGTCGACGGTGTCCTGCACAAGCACCGCACGCTCGACGACCAGCTCGATGGCTCCGGCGCCCATCCCGGACTGAAGACGCTCGCCGACCGTGACCGCGCGCTGATGCGGCGCCTGGTGGCAACCATTTTGCGCCGCCTCGGCACGCTCGGCCATGTGCTGTCGCGCCTGCTCGACAAGGGCATTCCCTCCGACGCGCCGCGCGCGCAGAGCGCGCTGCTGATCGGCGCCGCCCAGATCCTCTGGATGGACGTGCCCGATCACGCTGCGGTCGATCTCTCCGTTCGCCTGGTGCAATCCGACCGGCGCGCTGCGCGCTATGCCGGCCTCGTCAACGCCGTGCTGCGCCGCTGCGCGCGCGAGGGCCAGGCGCTGGTCGAGGAGGTCGCCGCGCAATCGCTGGACCTGCCGCCTTGGCTGCTGGCGCGCTGGAGCGCGCATTACGGCGAGGCGACCGCACGGGACATGGCGCTCGCGCTCGGCCACGAACCCTCGCTCGACCTGACCGTGAAATCCGACGCCGCGCAATGGGCGAGCCGGCTGCATGGGGAAGTGTTGCCGACCGGATCGGTCCGCACGGTCCTGCACGGTGCGGTGACCATGCTGCCCGGTTTCGCCGAAGGACAATGGTGGGTGCAGGACGCCGCCGCCGCACTGCCGGTCCGTCTGTTCGGCGATATTGCCGGCAAATCCATCGCCGATCTCTGTGCGGCGCCCGGCGGCAAGACCGCGCAATTGGCGCAGGCCGGCGCGCATGTCACGGCGATCGACCGCTCACCCGCGCGGGTCGCGCGCCTGCGCGAAAATCTCAGCCGGCTGTCGCTCCAGGCCGAGACTGTCGTCGCCGACGCCGTGGAATGGGCGGGTCCGGCGGACGGCTTCGAGGGTATTCTGATCGACGCGCCCTGCACCTCGACCGGGACGATCCGCCGCCACCCCGACGTCGCGTGGTTGCGGCAGGATTCCGACGTTGCCGCGATGACCGTCCTCCAGCAACGGCTGCTGCGCAAATCCGTCTCGCTGCTCAAGCCCGGCGGGATGCTGGTCTACTGCACCTGTTCGCTGGAACCCGAGGAGGGCGAGCAGGCCGTCGCCGCGCTGCTCTCCGCAGAGCCCGCGCTTCGCCGCGTGCCGATCGAGGCCAGTGAGGTTTTCGGACTGAGCGAGATCATCACCACCGACGGCGACCTCCGGACCCTGCCGAGCCACCTGCCGCACGCCGACCCGAAGCTCGGCGGGCTCGACGGATTTTTCGCCGCCCGGCTCGTTAAATCCTGATTTTGCACCGGATTTTGCTACCACTGGACTGATTCGGGGGCTTTCAAGGTGGTGTCAGAAGGCCGATTTTGGGATTAATAAGGATTCGTCGGAATCCTCTCCCCCTTCAAGGCAAGGCGTGTCGGTCGCTCAACGCAGACGTATCTCGACGCTGGTGATGAACCGCTTCGCGCGGAACATGCTCGCGCGCGCGAGCGGGGGTTCCGTTGCGCTGTCGCGGGTCTGGCCCGGCCGTACCGACCGGCTGATCATTGCGCCGCATGATCTGCGCACGGCGGACGCGACCCGCGCCGCCGAAATCTATGCCGGGCGCTTCGTCTTCGCCGGCAAGATCGTCAACTGCCACGGCCGCTCGATTTTCGATCTCGATCCGCCGTCAGAGGACTGGGAGGTCGCACTGCTCGGCTTCGGCTGGCTGCGACACCTGCGCGCCGCCGACACGGCGCTGACCCGGGCGAATGCGCGCGCATTGGTCGAGGACTGGATCAGCAACCCCGCCAACAAGCGCCGGCCTGTCGCCCGCCGTGCCGACGTGCTGGCGCGGCGCGTGATCTCGCTGCTGTCGCAGGCGCCGCTGGTGCTCAACGACACCGATAACAAATTCTACCGACGATACTTGCGCGCGCTGGCACGCGAGATCCGCTTCCTGCGCTACACCATGGTCAACATTCCCGACGGAGTGCCGAAGCTCCAGGTGCTGATCGCGGTGTGCTACACGACGCTCTGCCTCGCCAACCAGGCAAGTCATATCCGCAGCGCATCGAAAAAACTCTCCGACGAGTTGCAGCGGCAGATTCTCCCCGACGGCGGCCACATCTCGCGCAACCCAGGCGCGCTGATCGAGCTCCTGATCGACCTGTTGCCGCTGCGGCAGACCTTTGCCGCGCGCAACATCGCGCCGCCGCCGGCGCTGCTCAATGCGATCGATCGCATGATGCCGATGCTGCGCTTCTTTCGGCACGGCGACGGCAATTTCGCGCTGTTCAACGGCATGAGCGCGACGTCGTCGGACCTGCTCGCCACGCTGCTCGCCTATGACGACGCCCATGGCGCGCCGATGGCGAACATGCCGCACACCGGATTCCAGCGCCTCGATGCCGGCCCGACCACCCTGATCATCGACACCGGACCGCCGCCGCCGCCCGGCGTCAGCCATGACGCGCATGCCGGCTGCCTGTCGTTCGAGCTGTCCTCCGGCATCAGCCGTATCGTCACCAATTGCGGCATGCCGACCACGGGGCGCGACAATTGGCGGCCGTTTGCGCGCGGGACGGCGGCGCATTCGACGTTGACCTATCACGACACGTCGACCTGCCAGTTCGTCGAGATGTCGGCGATGAAACGATTGCTGCGCGGCGCGCCGATCATCAGCGGCCCGGTCGAGGTCGAGAGCTATCGCGAGATCGTGCAGGACGGCACGCTGCTCACGACCTCGCATGACGGCTATCTCGCCAAATTCGGCGTCGTTCATCGCCGCGTGCTGATGATCGCCAATGACGGCGGACGTATCGACGGCGAGGACACGTTGTCGCCGCCGCAGGGGGCGCGGCTCAAGGGCGCTGACGCCGATTTCGCGTTGCGCTTTCATCTGCATCCCGCAGTGAAGGCGAGCCGGCTGTCGGATGCCCGCGGCGTGATGCTGGTGCTGCCGAACCGCGACGTCTGGACCTTCGAAGCGCTCGACGACAAGGTCGACCTCGAGGACAGCGTGTTCCTGGCCGGCAATGACGGCCCCCGGCGCACCGCCCAGATCGTGATTCGCCAGGATGCCCGCCAGGCGCCCTCGATCCGCTGGAGTTTTGTGCGTTCCTCGGCCTCACCTGCGGTCACCAATGCTCGCCGAAATGCGCGGCGCGAGCCGGAACTGCCGCTGTAAAGAGCTGCGATTCGGCCCTATCTGATCGTTGTGAAGGGCGTTGAAAACTGCTATCGAGCGCTCGTTCGCGCGACTGGCGACCTTGGATGGAGCACCATCGGGAAGCGCGAGACATATGAGCCGCGCGCCTGGGCATAGACACTCCTTAAGACAGAGGATCTTGCTCATGACTGACCATCCCCGCCGCGTCACCCGCGCCCTGCTTTCCGTCTCCGACAAAACCGGCCTGATCGAGTTCGCGAAGGCGCTTGCCACCCATGGCGTCGAGCTGGTCTCGACCGGCGGCACCGCCAAGGCGATCGCGAGCGCCGGCCTCAAGGTGAAAGACGTCTCCGAGCTGACCGGCTTCCCTGAGATGATGGACGGCCGCGTCAAGACGCTGCATCCCAAGGTGCATGGCGGCCTGCTCGCGATCCGCGACAACAAGGACCATGCGGACGCGATGAAGGCGCACGGCATTGCGCCGATCGACCTTCTCGTCGTCAACCTCTATCCGTTCGAGGCGACGGTCGAGAACGGCGCGGGCTTCGAAGACTGCATCGAGAACATCGACATCGGCGGCCCCGCGATGATCCGCGCCGCCGCGAAGAACCATGACGACGTCGCCGTCGTGGTCGAGGCGGACGACTACAAGGCCGTGCTCGACGAGCTCGCCGCCAACAACGGCGCGACCACGCTCAAGCTGCGCCGGCGGTTGGCCGCAAAGGCCTATGCACGCACCGCGGCCTATGACGCTGCGATCTCGAACTGGTTCAACCGGCAGCTCGAAATCGACGCACCCGATTTCCGCGCCTTCGGCGGCAGATTGATTCAGTCGCTGCGCTACGGCGAGAACCCGCACCAGACCGCCGCGTTCTACGCCACGCCCGACAAGCGTCCGGGCGTCTCGACTGCGCGACAGCTGCAGGGCAAGGAGCTCTCCTACAACAACATCAACGACACCGATGCGGCCTATGAATGCATCGGCGAATTCGATACTTCGCGCACCGCGGCCTGCGTCATCGTCAAGCATGCCAATCCCTGCGGCGTCGCAGAAGGCTCGAACCTCGTCGAGGCCTATCGCAAGGCACTCGCCTGCGATTCGACCTCGGCCTATGGCGGCATCATCGCGATGAACCGCGCGCTCGACGCCGACACCGCGCGCGAGATCACGAAAATCTTCACCGAGGTGATCATCGCACCCGGCGCCAGCGAAGAGGCGATCGCCATCATCGGCGCGCGCAAGAATCTGCGCCTGCTGCTCGCCGGCAGCCTGCCCGATCCGCGCGCACCGGGCCTCACCGCCAAGACGGTGGCCGGTGGCCTCCTCGTGCAGAGCCGCGACAATGCCGTCGTCGACGACATGACGTTCAAGATTGTCACCAAGCGCGCACCCGATGATTCCGAGATGCGCGACCTGAAGTTCGCCTTCCGCGTGGCAAAACACGTCAAGTCCAACACCATCATCTACGCCAAGGATCTCGCCACCGTCGGCATCGGCGCCGGTCAGATGAGCCGGGTGGATTCAGCCCGCATCGCGGCGCGGAAAGCCCAGGATGCAGCCAATGAACTGAAGCTCGCGGAGCCACTGACCAAGGGCTCGGTGGTGGCGTCGGATGCGTTCTTCCCGTTCGCCGATGGCATGCTCGCCTGCATCGAAGCCGGCGCCACCGCCGTGGTGCAGCCCGGCGGCTCGATGCGCGACGACGAAGTGATCAAGGCCGCCGACGAGCACGGCATCGCCATGGTGTTCACGGGGAGGCGGCATTTCAGGCACTAGCTAGCGATTCGCGTCAGGCAAAACAGGCATCTGCAGGGGCACGCGTTGCACAACCTTGACCCAAGCCAAATCTAGCACCCGCAAGATGCCTGGATCGCCTGCGTATTTCCCACGCAGTGATCTCTCGCTGTTCGTGACTTCGCCGCAATGCAGAGATTGCAAAATGCTCCCGATGTCCGCGAGCTGAGCCTTGCGTTCGGGATCGAATGCTCTTTTCGACCACTCGGCGCATGCATAGCTTCGACCAACGAGTTCCAACACGTCGGATGGAATATCGGTAGGGGCAAACTGCGAGTAGGCTGCCGAAGCAAGCCAGATCGAACCCACATAGATGCCCGCCACCAGAAGCCTAGGTATTGTGGGGACGATTCTTGACCAATTTAACAGATGCGTCTGGGCCATGGCGGTCGATCGATCCGTGTTAATCCATCAAGGTGCAAGCGCGGTCAGTCCCGCACCCTCATCAGCAGCGCGAGCCCCGCGACGAAGAACACCACCAGCACGGCCATGCCGGCCTTCTGGCTGGCGGTTACCGCGGTGATAACACCTATCAGAAGCGGACCGATGAAGGACGTCACCTTTCCGGTCAGCGCGAACAAGCCAAAATACTGCGCGATGCGATCCTTCGGCGCGAGGTGGATCAGCAGCGTGCGCGAGGCGGCCTGGAGCGGGCCACCGGCCGCGCCGATCAGGCAGCCCAACACGACATAGGCACGCTCGGCGGCGGCAGCGAACATCGGGCCCCCCGGCACCGGCGGCGCGACCTTGACGAACAGCACGCTGTCCTTGTCGACGAGCAGGATGGCCGCCACCGAGAGCAGCAGGATCAGCATGCTGCCGGCGATGACGCGCTTTGGCCCGAGGAAATCATCGAGCTTGCCGCCGATCCACGCGCCGAAGGTACCAGCGATGGCGAGGATGATTCCGAACGTGCCGATCTGGATCGTGTGCCAGCCAAAGGTGCCGGCGGCATAGATGCCACCGAACGCAAACAGCGACACCAGGCCGTCCGTGTAGATCATGTTGGCGAGCAGAAACGCCGCCAGCGATTTCTGCTGCGGCAGGTCCTTCAGCGATTGCTTCAGGTCGGCCAGGCCTTCATGCAACGCCTCGCGCACCGGTAGCTTCGCTGGATAATCCGGCGTGAACAGGAACATCGGCGTCACGAAGATGATGAACCACAGCCCGGTCAACGGCCCGGCCGCACGGTCACCCTGATGGGTTGCGGGATCGAGCCCGAACAGCGGCGTGAAGCCGAGCAGTGTGCGGCCGGTCTCGGGATTGGCGGCGAGGAAGCCGAGCACGATGATCAGGCTGACGATGCCGCCGATGTAACCCGTGGCCCAGCCGGTGCCGGAGAGCCGGCCAATCCGCTCCGGCGGCACCAGGGTCGGCATCATCGCATTATTGAAGACGGTGGCGAACTCCGCGCCGACGCTGGCGAGCGCGACCGCGGTGAGCAGCGGCGGAATGATGGCGTGGTCGCCGGGCTTGCCGATCCACAATGCGCAGGAGGCCACCACCAGGAGCGCACCGAATGCGGCGATCCAGGGCTTTCGCCGGCCGGAGGCATCCGCGATGGCCCCTAGCACCGGCGACAGCAGCGCGATCGCCAGGCCCGCAGCTGCCATCGCAAAGCCCCACAGCGATTGGCCGGTGGCAGCATCTGGCGCGATGCTGGTGGCGAAATAGGGCGCGAACACGAAGGTCGTGATCAGCGTGAAATACGGCTGCGCAGCCCAGTCGAAGAAGATCCAGCTGATGACGGCGGCGCGCGGCGGATAGGTCCGCTGCGCGCCGGCCATGCGCACATCCGGGGCGATCGTCGTCATCACGCGGTCCTCATCACAAACAGTTTTGCCTCTCTTAGCGCAAACCGTATAGCATTACAGCGACGCGTTTGAACTGGGCTGAAGCCTCGGCGGCAATTTGATGATGGCGTCATTTTCGACACGGCGGACTTTTTTCGCACTCATCGCCACTCTGGCGTTTGGTCTTGCATCCGCAACCGCGCAGGATGCGCGGCGGCTCTATGTCCCGCCTGCGCTCGACACAGTGCACGCTGTTCCTGCCGAGCACGGCATGGTGGTGGCGCAGGAGAAGATCGCTGCGCAAGTCGGCGCCGACATCCTGCGGCGCGGCGGCAATGCCGTCGATGCCGCGGTCGCAACCGGCTTTGCCATGGCCGTGACCTATCCGCGTGCCGGCAATATCGGCGGCGGCGGCTTCATGGTGATCCACGCCGCCGAACGCAAGGAGGACATCGCGATTGATTATCGCGAGACCGCGCCGGCGGCGACGACCGCGCAGATATTCCTTGGGCCCGATGGCAAGCCTGATGCCGCCAAGTCGCGCGATTCCGGACTTGGCATCGGCGTGCCCGGCACGGTCGCAGGCCTCGCGCTGGCGCTCGAGAAATACGGCTCGGGCCAGTTCACGCTGGCGCAATTGCTCGAGCCGGCAATCGCGCTTGCCCGTGACGGGTTTATCGTCACGGACGACATCGCCGACACGCTTCCGGGCTTATATCCGCGGCTGGCGCACTGGCCATCTTCGGCAAAAATTTTCGCGAAGCCCAATGGCACGCCGTTCGGCGAAGGCGACCGGCTGGTGCAGAGCGATCTCGCCGACACGCTGGCGAGCGTCGCGGCGCAGGGACCGCGTGGCTTCTATGAGGGTCCGGTCGCGGAGAAGCTCGCCAAGGCGGTGTCCGACGCTGGCGGCATCATGACGCCGGCCGATCTGAAAGCCTATCGGGCCGTGATCCGCGCACCGGTGCGCGGCACCTATCGTGGCTACGACGTCGTTTCGATGCCGCTGCCGTCCTCCGGCGGCGTGGTGCTGGTGGAGACGCTCAACATCCTCGAAGGCTTTCAGCTCGCAGACCTGAAGCAGGGCTCGCCGGCCTCGCTGCATCTCCTTATCGAAGCGATGAAGCGCGCGTATGCCGACCGGGCGCGCTATCTCGGCGATCCCGCCTTCGTCAACGCACCGATCGAAACCCTCATTGCGAAGGACTACGCCGCCAAACTGCGCGCCGGCATCTCCACCGATCGCGCCACGCCGTCCAAGGATCTCGTTTCCAACGCGAGCTCGCCGCGCGAGGGCAGCAACACGACGCATTATTCCGTCGTCGACAGCCGCGGCAACGCCGTCAGCAACACCTATACGCTGAACTTCAGCTACGGCGTCGGCCTCGTCGCCGACGGCACCGGCGTGCTGCTGAACAACGAGCTCGACGATTTCACCGCGGCAGTCGGCGCCTCCAATGCCTATGGCCTGGTCGGCTACGAGGCCAATTTGCCTGGGCCCGGCAAGCGGCCGCTGTCCTCGATGTCGCCGACCATCGTGCTGAAGGATGGCAAACCGGTGCTGGTGACGGGCTCGCCCGGCGGCAGCCGCATCATCTCCACCGTGCTCCAGGTGATCGTGAACGTGCTCGACTACAAAATGGACGTGGCGGCAGCCGTAGCCGCGCCGCGGCTGCATCATCAATGGCTGCCGGACGAGGTGCGCGTTGAGCGCGGTTTTCCCAACGACGTGCTGTTCGAACTGAAGGCGATGGACCAT
Protein-coding sequences here:
- the ggt gene encoding gamma-glutamyltransferase produces the protein MMASFSTRRTFFALIATLAFGLASATAQDARRLYVPPALDTVHAVPAEHGMVVAQEKIAAQVGADILRRGGNAVDAAVATGFAMAVTYPRAGNIGGGGFMVIHAAERKEDIAIDYRETAPAATTAQIFLGPDGKPDAAKSRDSGLGIGVPGTVAGLALALEKYGSGQFTLAQLLEPAIALARDGFIVTDDIADTLPGLYPRLAHWPSSAKIFAKPNGTPFGEGDRLVQSDLADTLASVAAQGPRGFYEGPVAEKLAKAVSDAGGIMTPADLKAYRAVIRAPVRGTYRGYDVVSMPLPSSGGVVLVETLNILEGFQLADLKQGSPASLHLLIEAMKRAYADRARYLGDPAFVNAPIETLIAKDYAAKLRAGISTDRATPSKDLVSNASSPREGSNTTHYSVVDSRGNAVSNTYTLNFSYGVGLVADGTGVLLNNELDDFTAAVGASNAYGLVGYEANLPGPGKRPLSSMSPTIVLKDGKPVLVTGSPGGSRIISTVLQVIVNVLDYKMDVAAAVAAPRLHHQWLPDEVRVERGFPNDVLFELKAMDHLIVEPMGQTSANSILVTPNGPLGAPDPRTRGAEAAGQ